One Cystobacter ferrugineus genomic window, AAGCAGGCACTGAGCCTGCCCCAGTTTAGTGGCTCTCCCGCGCATTGTGTGCTCGCCGGTCATGCGGCGATCAACGCTCGGTGGAGCGGCAGACGTCCCAATGCGCGGAGCACATCAAGTGCGGGAGAGCCACGTAACCGGGGCAAGCCCACTCTTACGGGTTGCGGCCTTTCGTACCTCCGAGCAACTCGAGCGCGGCGTCCCATGTTTGGGAGTCAGATTCATCGCGCGGCGGCAGGCGGTCGCGGGTGGGCTGGCGGTCATCATCTGTGGCTTCTGGATCCGCGCCCGCATCTAGAAGCAGTCTCATCATCGGTAGGTCCAGCCGCGATATCGCAATTCCGAGCGCAGTGCATCCGGTCAGCCCACCCCAGTCATTGATGGTCCGAGTGGCCCCCGCTCTCAAGAGGAGAGAAGCCATGACCACATTGCCCACCTCCGCGCACGCCCGCAGCGGTGTGTCTCCTTCGCTGCTCCGCACGTTGGGCTCGGCCCCCGCGTTCAGGAGCAATTCAACTGCCTCTAGCTGGTTTTCGCAGACCGCCTCCAACAAAGGGGTCCTGTCCCGCTCGGAGTCCCATGCGTTGACATCCGCGCCGTGCTCAAGAAGCGCCAGGAGCACATCGAGTTCGCCTCCATCGGCGAGTGCGTGGATGGCCACTTGCATCGGAAGCAATCCCGGCCACTCCTGCTGTGGCTCGTTCGGATCGGCCCCCCTGGTTAGTAGCGCTTTGACCTGGGCTGTATCATGTTGCTTGATCGCCGTGAAGAGTTCTTCCGACATGACTCACAGCCCCGCCAGTAACCGTTCACCGGCTCAGACAGGAAGAGAAGCCTGAGTGCTGGTGGCGAATGGGAGGAGGGAAGGCAAAGGCAGCCCGCGGCGATGTGCGAAGAGGAGGTCAGTGAGGTACTCCAACACATTGCGTCGTTGCAGGCCGAGTGTGGTCACGGCCGTCAAAATCCGCTCCACGAAGCGGCTACCTTCGGGCGACTGCGTCCCGAAGCTCGTCTTCCTGTACATGACGCAAGGGCGGATGAGCCTCTCCGCGAAATTGTTGGTCGGCTCCAGGCCTTCCACGTGGACGAATGTCCACATGGCCTCCTCGAGCCGGAGAATCTGCTTCGCGATGCCGGCCGTCTTCTCCTCGGCACACACCTCGGCCTCATGGAGCAGACGTCCCACCTTCTGCTCTACCTCTTTCATCCGGCGCTCGAATGCATCACGGGCCAGCGTCCCATCCCGCACGCGGTGCCACCACTTGAACATCCGGTTGCGCTCGGCCATGAGCTCTTGGCCGATTCGGGCCCCCTCACCACCCCTGTCGATGAAGCCCTGGAAGTCCCTGGTGAGGTGGCTCCAGCACAGCTGTCGCAGGGCGGTGTCGTACCAGTTGTACGCGCTCCAGCGGTCGGTGGTGAGGAAGCCCGCGAAGTCCGTCCCCAGCAGCGCCTTGGCCACTTCACTGCCCCGGCTGGAGGTGATTCGGAATACCGCGACGAGCGCGGTGGCTGCCACCCACAGCCAGGCGCGGCGGTGGCCCCCCTCTCCCTTGCCCTCGTACCAGCCTGTTTCGTCCAGGTTGGTGGCGTCCTGGTCGCGCACGTACTCCTCCGCCTGCGCGACTGGGGCTGACAAGGCTTCGCTCATCTCCTGCTCACGGTCGCGGATGGCGCCCAGCGATAGCTTCACTCCCAGCAGGTCCGAGAGCGCATCGCGAACCAGCCGCTTGGAGAGTCTGTACTTGCCCACCAGCAGACCCACCATCGCCGACAAACGCTCACCAAACACATGGCCGGCGGCTTCGGGCGTGAGCAGGGCCTTGTTCAGCGTGCCGCAGTGCCCGCACTCCAGCGCATGGCACCGCAACTCGGTCACCAGCGCAGTGAGCGGTGGTATCTCCACCAACTGGTGCCGGAACACTTGCTGCTGCCCGCCTTCCAGCTTCTCGTCGCACCTGGCGCACCGCTCCGGGGCGGGCACGTCGATGAAACGGTTGACTTGCTCCGGCGGCAGCAGCTCCCGCTTGTGGAACTCGTGGCCGGGCTGGCCACCTGGACGGCGCCCCGTGGGCTTTCTGGGCGTCCGTCTTACTCCAGGAGGGTCCGACGACGGTGGCTTGGAGGAGTTGGTGGAGTTCCGCCTCAGACGGCTCTCCAGCTCCGCCACTCGGCGAGTGAGCGCCTTCACCTCATTCTCCAATTCCGCGATGCGCGCGTCCCGCGCGGCCACCTGYGCTTCCAGCTCCGCGATACGGATGCGGGCGTTTCTGGGGACCACCTCCAGCATGGTACTGATACACCACGCCTCACGTCATTACGTCCAGCCCCACTTCCGCGGTCGTCTCCATCCTGTCCACGCCTCAACCCCTCCCACCGCATCCTTCTCCTTGGTCGGCATCAACAACGTCGCGCATCCGACACAGCATACCCGTCCGGACGCATCAACCCGGTGAACGGTTACCCCCGCCATTGGATGACTTGGGGCGCAATTCCGCTTTTCGAGCTTTTCGGTCTTCCTAATGCCCTGTTCGAGTTCGGTCATTGTTGTATCGTGGCCCGGGTCGGGCTTGCCTCCAAAGCATTCTTTCTCAATCTCCCACCGTTTCTCCAGAACTCTTTTCATCGCCTCACGACGCAGCCGGATCCTGGAGCAAGGCACCTTGTCCAGCTTCTCTACGTTCTTCGATCTAGGCGCTTTCGGATCGTAGGGAGGGACTGACTTCATGAGCAGCTTCTTTTCCGCCTCAAGCTCGTCGAGCCGACTGTTCTTACAGGTCTGCTCCGCGTGGCGGGGGACCCTGTCGTACTCCTCCACGCTGGTGTAGGGCTTACCTGTCGCCGGATTACTCTTCTTCCACCAAGGGGCAGGCTTGATTCAAAGTCCCACGAGAGAAGTTATCCCACCTGGACCTACGGGCGAGGTAAGGTGCCCAACCATGGGACGAGGTGGCGCGGGCAGCGGTGGGCTGATCGCGAGGCACGAGTCCGGCACAGGTAGGACGCGGGCCAGGTGAGGCCGTTGGAGAGTCGACGTGGACGGGGAGAAAAACCGGGGCGGGAGAGCTGGCGGGCCCTCCACACCCCCTGAGAAGCAAACAGGGACGAGGAAGCAACAGGGAGCAAACACCTCGGCCGTGCAGCAGATGCTGACGCGATTGGGACTGACGTTCAAGGAGATAGTGGACCCGCGGGCCAGTCGAGGCAAGAGGCACGGGTTGGGGGCGCTCCTGTCGCTGCTGGTGGTGGGGATGGCGACGGGAAGAAGAGTGCTGCGACAGGTAGAGGCATTGGGGGAGGACCTGGTGCGCGAAGGGACGGAGCCGAAGGGGTTGAGGGGAGCGGTGTCGGACACGACGTTGGATAGACTGCTCAGTCAGCTTGGGCCCGAGGGATGGGACGAGGTGTTGCAGCAGTCGGTGCGGACAGCACTCGAGCAGGGAGTGCTGAGGCAAGACAGGCTGGCGGCGGGAGTGGTGTCGATTGACGGCAAGGCGGGGGAGAGCACGCGAGGACAAGCGCCGTGCGAGCCCTGTCACACACTCCGGGATGAGCAAGGGCAGGAGTATTGGTACCCCTTCGCGCTCCGGGCGGCGCTCACCAGCAGCAGGGCGTGCCCGGTGCTCGACCAGATGATGCTGGAAGGCAAGCAAGGAGAGGCGACGGCCTTCCCCAAACTGCTTGGGCGAGTGGTGGAGAAGTATGGCGAGCACTTCAAGTACGTGACGGGGGACGCGGGGCTGACGAGCGCGGCGAACGCGAGGGCGGTGAGAGAGGCGGGCAAGCACTACCTGTTCGCACTCAAGGAGAACTTCAGCCGGTTGCACGACGTGGCGTGGGTGGCGCTGGCGACGGCGCCGGTGCAGGTGAGAGTGAGAGAGAAGGCACGGGGCGAGTGGGTGGAAAGGGAGTTGAGAGTCACGCCCGTCCCCGAGACAGAAGAGTTTCCCGAAGCCCGGCAATGGATATGGGTGCGCAGCACGCGGGAGCGCGAGGGGCGTTTGCCCGAGGTGGAGACGCGACTGTTTCTCACCTCCATTCCCAGTGGGGAGTTGTCGGGGGAGCAGATGCTGACAGTAGTGAGAGGGCATTGGGGAATAGAGAACGGGCCGAACTGGACGGCGGACGTGGTGCTGGAGGAAGACACGGCCTCGGCCAGCCTACGGGGGCAGGCCCCCGTGGTGCTCAGTTGGCTGCGGCTGCTGGCCTACAACCTGTTGGCGTTGGTGCGCACACACCTGCCCCCAAAAGACGGCAGGCCCGTGTCCTACGCTCGCACCCAGGAAGTGCTCTACCAAGGCTTGCTGGGCCTGGCGGTGCTCCCGGAGACTCTGGCCGCACTTGCCTGAGCGCCCGCCAGCGCCTGGCTCCGGCCTCCTCTGCGTCCACCTCCTCGGCTTCGCGGGTCCGTCTTCAGCCAGTATCCCTTCCCGGGGGGCGCCTCTCGCGAGGTCCGTCTGGGAGAACGCCACCTCATTGCCTGATACGGATTGTCTCCCTCCCACCCCTCCTCAAAACCTCCCCCAGGACTTTGGATCAAGCCTGCCCCGTAGTCCAGGGTGAGACAGGAGTCGTGCGACCCGGGTACGACTGTCACCCCGTGGATTTTCGACTAGAAGCCCAGACGCGCCATGCAGCGCTGGCGCTCAACGTTTCCTCCGGGAAGCAGAACCAGGAGCACGTCATGGTTGCAATGAGGATGCAGTGGATGGCTGGACTGGCCGCGCTACTCGCGGTGGTGGCTATTGCCGCTCCTGTCCCGGTCGTGGCGCAGCCCCCAAACGGCTCCATCGCCGCCGCTCGCCAACAACCCCTGGGCACCACCGTGACGGTGGTGGGGGTGGCGACGTCATTCACGGGAGCCTTCTTTCCCAATGACAATGGCTTCGCCATCCAGGAGGAGAAGGTCGGCATCTACATCCTCGACTCGCTCGACGCGAACATCGAGGTCGGCCAGGTGGTCCGTGTGATGGGCACGCTGACCAACTCCTTCGGGCAGGTGCTCAGCGTGGCACCGACGTCCATCGAGGTGCTGGGGGATGCGCACGCGCCCCGACCCCATCCCGTGAAGACCGGCGACGTGAGCGAGGAGACCGAGGGCCGCCTCGTCCTCATCAAGGGCACCATCGTTAGTGATATCGAGAATGACCTTCCCTTCGGATACAAGTTCGCGGTGGATGACGGTACCGGTCCCACCTTCGTGTTCGTCAATGCCGGCACGGGCATCGACGTGAGCGAGCTCGAGGAGGGGCAGCGCGTCGTCATCCAGGGCTTCAGCGGAGAGTTCCTCGGCGAGTACGAAGTGGACCCCGTGTTCCCGGAGGACATCCGCATCCTCCCTTCATGGTAAGGGCTTCGCGGAGACACATGCAGCCACGCACCGTGTAGAGTTCCGTGCGAGCCTGCTCGTGTGTGGCGAACTCCTCGGTAGTTTTTGTGGTTCACCGTGGAGAAGTCCGCTCTGAGGGGGTGCGGAATGACACGGAGGACTTCCTGCTCAACCGACTGCGGGAAGTCGTGCCTGAGACGGTGCGACCCATCGTGCTGGCGGACCGAGGCTTTGGGGACCAGAAGTTCTACGGTCGCGACGGCAGCGGCTTGACGGCCCCACACCCGCCTTCATAAGTTGCCTGGACAATGCGACTTCCCAGGACGGTTGTCCATCTCATCTTGCTCGTGGTCCTCATGGCGCCGGCGGCCCGGGCGGGTGGGAGTGAGAAGCTCTCTGTTCGCTCCCTCCTGCTCTCGGAGCACCCGAGCCATCCCACCCATCGCGTCTACGTGAAGGCTCAGGTCGTCACCACGCTCCGGTTCGAGAAGGCCGTGGATCCGGACAAGACGAAGATGCTCGGCTGGGAGGGCCGGCTCGAGCCTCTGGCGGTGGTTCGCAACAAGGTCATTCTGGAGCCCCTCCACGCACTCGGTTCCGACGAAGCGATCCCCTTGGTCGTGACGCTCGTGGACGGGACGGAAGTGGCCTTCCTCCTGAGATCTCGGGACTATCAAGATTGGGCCTTGGCGGACCAACAGATCGACGTGTTCCAGGACCGTGAGAGCTACGCGGCCATGCACGACGCCTTGATGCGCGCCCTCGATCAGAACGACGCCCTGTCCGAACAGCTCGCGCGCTATCGCCAGGAGGAGCACTCGGGGGACCACGCCCTGGCTGCACTGCTGACCGCGGGCGCCTTGGAGCAGACGCCGTTCAAGCTCGCGGGTTACGTGACCGGCAAGGACGACGCAGCCGACGTCAACGCGACCCTGTACAAGGGAAAGGGTAAGGCGGCGGTCGTCTTCCGCATCAAGAATCTGTCTCCAGAACAGCCTTGGAGCATGACGTCGGCACGTGTCCTGAGCGTCGTGACAGGCCAGGAGCGCCCTGTCGCCGCACGATCGCTTCCCTCCAAGATTGGCCCCGGTGAGTCGGGTGTCGTCGCCATCGTCGCGGACAGGAGCGCCTTCATGGAAGATGGCAAGCTGACCTCGGTCTTCCTTGAAGTCTATCGGAATGGTGGACTTCGGCAGGCCTTCATCCAGCTAGATCCGGACCTCGTTGCGAAGTAGGAGCGGAGCCATGATTTCCTCCAAGCTTGTGCGCTCGTGCTGCTCCGTCCTGCTGATGTCGCTGGCCGGATGTGTGACCCCCGCCGGGGGAGTGGCTCTTCGCCCGGATGGGACCCCAGGACCGGAGGAGTGCTCGGAAGAGGCTCGCAAGGCGATGAGCTACCTGCGCCTGTTCGTGGGCGAGGCGGCCGTGGTGCAGATCGACGCGAACCAGTCGGCCACCCCCATCACGTTGTACGACGGACCCATCGAGAGCATGCTCGAGAACGATCTCGGTTTTCTGGATGCGCCATCGCGGCTCTATGGGCGCGTCTGGACCAGTGGTCCACAGGCGGTCATCCGGTACTACGAGGCCCAGCCGATGAATGGCGGCAACAAGATCCCCCTGTGTGCTGTCGCCCGCATGGGGATGGGTCAGTTGCGCAAGCGGCCCGAATCCCTTCCCGGAACCGCCGTCGTTGATTCCACGACCGCCGCGGTCTTCATCGTGGATGCATTCCGATAGCCCTCACGCCGCCCGGCGCAGGGCTTCCAGGTCCGCGTCCGTGGTGAGCGGGTTGATGAGCGTGGTGCGCAGCCACACCCGCCCACCGAGCGTCGTCTGCACGAGGTAGAAGTCCCCGCTTCCCGGCCATCCAGCCGAGCACATTGTGCTCCATGGCGGTGACGATGGGCCCCATGTCGTACACGGCCATGCCGTTGTTGAGGAACGAGGACACGAAGTCACACAGGGCGGCCAGGGGCAGGGGCGCCGAGACCTGATGACCCACGTAGTGGGGGTGGTGCAGGTGGTGCGAGCCTTCCACCACGCGGGCGAGCAGGGCCGGGACGTCTCCCGTGGGCTCCTCGGGGAAGTCCGCGGGGAAGTTCGCGAGGTGGACCTCGGGCGGGGCCCAGGGCAGCACCGGGCCCTCGCGGCGCGTGGTGCGGGCGAGGTGGTCGGCGAGCTGATCCACGAGCTGGTGCCCGAACTGGCGGAAGTGCTCGGCGTCGTAGTCGGTGGCGAGGGGCGTACGGGGAGAGGCCATGGGCCGGGTGCATGGCGCCAGCCGGCCCGGGCGTCAATCCTCTGGAACCCTGTCGCTCGGAGGGGCCCCCGCCACCCGGGGAGGCAGGCTCCTCGCGTGCCTGCTTCCGGGTGGTTGCCCTGTCCGGGTGGCCTGCCTTCGTGAGGAGCCAGGAAATCGGCGCGGAGGGGGACTCCCCTCCGGACGGCCCCGACCCCACCTTGTCGGGTCCAGGGAGGTGGTGCCATGAACGCGGATTGGTTGAATTCCCCCTTCGAGCGGCGCTCGATCCAGCACGCGATGAAGGTGTGGGACGAAGAAGGGAAGCTGCTGGGGCGCGTGAAGGCGATTGGTCAGACGGTGTTGTTCGTCCATCGGCGCCCCTCGAAGGAACTGTGGGCGGTGCCCCTGTCGCACGTCCAGGGAGTATCGGGGCGGGGCGTGACCGTGTCGGGCAGGGGGCATGCGGCGCTGGAGCCCGCGGGAGACCGATGGAGTTCGGAGATCGTCACGGCCATCCACCCCCTGTCCGAGTCCTCGAACGCTCCGGCTTGAGGCAGGAGGATGGTGCGTCCCTGGGCGTTTCGTGCTTGAAGAAGTGACCATGTCCTCCATCGAAGAGCTGTCCCAGAAGGTGTCCGCGGCATTCGCGGACCGGGCGAAGTTGAAGGAAGCCGGGTATGCCGAGGCGGTGCGCGAGACGTTGGCGCTGCTGGACTCGGGGGCCCTGCGGGTCGCGGAGAAGGGCGCCGAGGGCTGGAAGGTGAATGCCTGGGTGAAGGAGGCCATCCTCCTCTTCTTCGGCATTTCCGACATGAAGGTGATGGAGGTGGGTCCCTTCGAGTTCTTCGACAAGATTCCGTTGAAGAAGGGGCTGGAGGCGGCGGGCGTGCGGGTGGTGCCGCCCGGCGTGGTGCGCTACGGGGCGCACGTGGAGAAGGGCGCGGTGGTGATGCCCGGCTACGTGAACATCGGCGCGCGCGTGGGCGCGGGGACGATGGTGGATACCTGGGCCACGGTGGGGAGCTGCGCGCAGGTGGGCCGGGACGTGCACCTGTCCGGAGGCGTGGGACTCGGGGGCGTGCTCGAGCCGCCCACCGCCTCGCCCGTCATCATCGAGGACGGCGCCTTCATCGGCAGCCGCTGCATCGTCGTGGAGGGCGTGGTGGTGGAAGAGGAGGCGGTGCTCGGGGCCAACGTGGTGCTCACCTCCTCCACGCCCATCATCGACGTCTCCGGCCCCGAGGAGAAGGTCTACAAGGGCCGCGTGCCGGCGCGCAGCGTGGTC contains:
- a CDS encoding ankyrin repeat domain-containing protein, with translation MSEELFTAIKQHDTAQVKALLTRGADPNEPQQEWPGLLPMQVAIHALADGGELDVLLALLEHGADVNAWDSERDRTPLLEAVCENQLEAVELLLNAGAEPNVRSSEGDTPLRACAEVGNVVMASLLLRAGATRTINDWGGLTGCTALGIAISRLDLPMMRLLLDAGADPEATDDDRQPTRDRLPPRDESDSQTWDAALELLGGTKGRNP
- the tnpC gene encoding IS66 family transposase; this translates as MLEVVPRNARIRIAELEAQVAARDARIAELENEVKALTRRVAELESRLRRNSTNSSKPPSSDPPGVRRTPRKPTGRRPGGQPGHEFHKRELLPPEQVNRFIDVPAPERCARCDEKLEGGQQQVFRHQLVEIPPLTALVTELRCHALECGHCGTLNKALLTPEAAGHVFGERLSAMVGLLVGKYRLSKRLVRDALSDLLGVKLSLGAIRDREQEMSEALSAPVAQAEEYVRDQDATNLDETGWYEGKGEGGHRRAWLWVAATALVAVFRITSSRGSEVAKALLGTDFAGFLTTDRWSAYNWYDTALRQLCWSHLTRDFQGFIDRGGEGARIGQELMAERNRMFKWWHRVRDGTLARDAFERRMKEVEQKVGRLLHEAEVCAEEKTAGIAKQILRLEEAMWTFVHVEGLEPTNNFAERLIRPCVMYRKTSFGTQSPEGSRFVERILTAVTTLGLQRRNVLEYLTDLLFAHRRGLPLPSLLPFATSTQASLPV
- a CDS encoding ISAs1 family transposase, producing MLTRLGLTFKEIVDPRASRGKRHGLGALLSLLVVGMATGRRVLRQVEALGEDLVREGTEPKGLRGAVSDTTLDRLLSQLGPEGWDEVLQQSVRTALEQGVLRQDRLAAGVVSIDGKAGESTRGQAPCEPCHTLRDEQGQEYWYPFALRAALTSSRACPVLDQMMLEGKQGEATAFPKLLGRVVEKYGEHFKYVTGDAGLTSAANARAVREAGKHYLFALKENFSRLHDVAWVALATAPVQVRVREKARGEWVERELRVTPVPETEEFPEARQWIWVRSTREREGRLPEVETRLFLTSIPSGELSGEQMLTVVRGHWGIENGPNWTADVVLEEDTASASLRGQAPVVLSWLRLLAYNLLALVRTHLPPKDGRPVSYARTQEVLYQGLLGLAVLPETLAALA
- a CDS encoding DUF2381 family protein; this translates as MAPAARAGGSEKLSVRSLLLSEHPSHPTHRVYVKAQVVTTLRFEKAVDPDKTKMLGWEGRLEPLAVVRNKVILEPLHALGSDEAIPLVVTLVDGTEVAFLLRSRDYQDWALADQQIDVFQDRESYAAMHDALMRALDQNDALSEQLARYRQEEHSGDHALAALLTAGALEQTPFKLAGYVTGKDDAADVNATLYKGKGKAAVVFRIKNLSPEQPWSMTSARVLSVVTGQERPVAARSLPSKIGPGESGVVAIVADRSAFMEDGKLTSVFLEVYRNGGLRQAFIQLDPDLVAK
- a CDS encoding 2,3,4,5-tetrahydropyridine-2,6-dicarboxylate N-succinyltransferase, whose translation is MSSIEELSQKVSAAFADRAKLKEAGYAEAVRETLALLDSGALRVAEKGAEGWKVNAWVKEAILLFFGISDMKVMEVGPFEFFDKIPLKKGLEAAGVRVVPPGVVRYGAHVEKGAVVMPGYVNIGARVGAGTMVDTWATVGSCAQVGRDVHLSGGVGLGGVLEPPTASPVIIEDGAFIGSRCIVVEGVVVEEEAVLGANVVLTSSTPIIDVSGPEEKVYKGRVPARSVVIPGMKEKQFPAGRYMVPCALIIGQRKESTDKKTSLNSALRDFAVSV